One stretch of Weissella koreensis KACC 15510 DNA includes these proteins:
- a CDS encoding DUF948 domain-containing protein translates to MTPGDISFLIIAIAILALVLFIGYFLVQLSATLNSVTQDVKLIAHDADDLLINTNDLLKDVNGKMVTVDPVFKAAGDLGISVSELNESVRKIKEKSGKKKSGLGFSLGTAATTANMFFNMRNKSKQKASRRGK, encoded by the coding sequence ATGACACCAGGAGATATTTCATTTTTAATTATTGCCATTGCCATTTTAGCATTGGTCTTGTTTATCGGTTATTTTTTAGTACAATTAAGTGCAACTTTAAATTCAGTGACTCAAGATGTAAAATTAATCGCGCATGATGCTGATGACCTTTTGATTAATACCAATGATCTTTTGAAAGACGTGAACGGTAAAATGGTCACGGTTGATCCAGTTTTTAAAGCAGCCGGAGATTTGGGAATAAGTGTTTCTGAATTGAATGAATCTGTTAGAAAAATTAAAGAAAAATCTGGTAAGAAAAAAAGTGGATTAGGTTTTAGTTTAGGAACGGCTGCAACAACAGCTAATATGTTTTTTAATATGAGAAATAAGAGCAAACAAAAAGCAAGTCGGAGGGGAAAATAA